One Desulfitibacter sp. BRH_c19 genomic region harbors:
- a CDS encoding ATPase, translating into MFKNVDSVMKLLGSASYLTDSKTATCVYLARKLNKPLLVEGPAGVGKTELGKAIAQATESELIRLQCYEGLDEAKALYEWNYQKQLLCIQSFQDKSNLSWRDIKENIYTPEFILARPLLKAFTSEKSCTLLIDELDKSDDEFESFLLEALSDYQVSIPEYGVIKATSYPFVILTSNNQRQLSDAIKRRCIYLYIDYPDHNRELDILNMKIPDIDRDLAQGLVSFVQSVRKLDLRKAPSVAETLDWAKALLILGKKELDKDTIQETMSLLIKYQADVKKVEKKILGL; encoded by the coding sequence ATGTTTAAGAATGTTGACAGCGTGATGAAATTGCTAGGAAGTGCTAGTTATTTAACAGATAGTAAGACAGCTACCTGTGTTTACTTGGCAAGAAAATTAAACAAACCTTTATTGGTTGAAGGACCTGCTGGAGTGGGAAAAACTGAACTAGGTAAAGCTATTGCCCAAGCTACTGAATCTGAACTTATTAGATTACAGTGTTATGAAGGTTTGGATGAGGCCAAGGCACTATATGAGTGGAATTATCAAAAACAATTGCTATGCATTCAGAGCTTCCAAGATAAGAGCAATTTATCATGGAGAGACATAAAGGAGAATATTTATACTCCTGAATTTATTTTGGCGAGACCTTTACTAAAAGCTTTTACTTCAGAAAAATCTTGTACATTATTAATTGATGAATTAGATAAAAGCGATGATGAGTTTGAAAGCTTTTTACTTGAAGCCCTTTCTGATTATCAGGTAAGCATTCCTGAATATGGAGTTATTAAAGCAACTAGCTATCCATTTGTAATATTAACAAGTAATAATCAGAGACAACTGAGTGATGCAATTAAAAGAAGATGCATATATTTGTACATTGATTATCCAGATCACAATAGGGAATTGGACATATTAAATATGAAGATACCAGATATAGATAGAGACTTAGCCCAAGGATTGGTTTCATTTGTGCAGTCAGTCAGAAAACTAGATTTGCGAAAGGCTCCAAGCGTAGCAGAAACTTTGGACTGGGCGAAGGCTCTTTTGATTCTAGGAAAAAAAGAACTTGATAAGGATACAATACAAGAAACTATGAGTTTACTAATTAAATATCAGGCAGATGTGAAAAAGGTTGAAAAGAAAATTTTAGGATTATAA
- a CDS encoding LL-diaminopimelate aminotransferase (produces methionine from 2-keto-4-methylthiobutyrate and glutamine in vitro; mutations do not affect methionine salvage in vivo however), translated as MQFSKRIEKMHASIFSHMDALKRQVEEKKDLKVINLGIGSPDRAPSIEVRQALSEWVMNEDSYRYPLTDGTEELRKAIAKWYWDRFKVKLNYENEVLVLMGSQDGLAHVCQAILDPGDIALVPDPGYPVYSAGVLLADAIKYPMALTQDNNFLPIYEDIPEEVCGMAKIMFLNYPGNPIPAPGTIEFFQDTVRFAQKNSVIICHDNAYSELAYDGFVPASFLQAEGAKEVGVEFHSFSKTFNMAGCRIGFVVGNSQTIRALTNVKANIDYGVFLPVQKAAEVALDSYKEWVIDNSMVYQKRRDILVNGLQKIGWDIEKPKASMFLWAQLPSGYTNSQEFAEDLLEEVGVLVIPGVAFGKHGDGYVRIALVQEENLLLDAVEKIKTFLNRK; from the coding sequence ATGCAATTTTCTAAAAGAATAGAAAAAATGCATGCATCCATTTTTTCCCACATGGATGCATTAAAAAGGCAAGTTGAAGAGAAAAAAGATCTAAAGGTAATAAACTTGGGGATTGGTAGTCCAGACAGGGCACCTTCCATTGAAGTGAGACAAGCGCTTAGTGAGTGGGTAATGAATGAAGATAGTTATAGGTATCCATTAACTGATGGAACAGAAGAGTTACGTAAAGCTATAGCAAAATGGTATTGGGATAGGTTTAAGGTTAAATTAAACTATGAAAATGAAGTGCTGGTATTAATGGGTTCGCAAGATGGACTAGCCCATGTTTGTCAGGCTATCTTAGACCCAGGAGACATAGCCTTGGTTCCGGATCCAGGTTATCCAGTTTATTCAGCTGGTGTACTTTTAGCAGATGCAATAAAATATCCAATGGCATTAACCCAAGATAACAACTTTTTACCAATATATGAAGATATTCCTGAGGAAGTTTGTGGCATGGCTAAAATAATGTTTTTAAATTACCCTGGTAACCCGATTCCTGCTCCGGGGACTATAGAATTTTTTCAAGATACAGTAAGGTTTGCACAAAAAAACTCAGTTATTATCTGTCATGATAATGCCTATTCTGAGTTAGCCTATGATGGTTTTGTACCTGCAAGCTTTTTGCAAGCAGAAGGGGCAAAGGAAGTAGGAGTAGAATTTCATTCTTTTTCAAAAACTTTTAATATGGCTGGCTGCAGAATTGGTTTTGTAGTGGGCAATAGCCAAACAATTAGAGCGTTAACTAATGTGAAGGCTAATATTGACTATGGTGTTTTTTTACCAGTTCAAAAAGCGGCTGAAGTGGCTTTAGATAGCTATAAGGAATGGGTAATTGATAATAGTATGGTATATCAAAAAAGAAGAGATATACTAGTAAATGGATTACAGAAAATAGGTTGGGATATAGAAAAACCTAAAGCTTCCATGTTTTTATGGGCACAATTACCATCGGGTTATACTAATAGTCAAGAATTTGCCGAAGATCTGCTAGAGGAAGTAGGAGTGTTGGTTATTCCTGGAGTAGCATTCGGTAAACACGGAGATGGTTATGTTAGAATAGCACTTGTGCAGGAAGAAAATTTGTTGTTAGATGCAGTAGAAAAAATAAAAACCTTTTTAAATAGGAAATAA
- a CDS encoding tRNA-2-methylthio-N(6)-dimethylallyladenosine synthase MiaB, with protein sequence MEQHSNHFFSSKKYSILTYGCQMNERDSEVLEGYLENMGYCLAETEKEADIIILNTCCVREKAELKVFGKLGELSQLKKKKPDLIIGVCGCMTQQDDVYQRIKDKAPYVNLIFGTYNVHQLPRLIFDIENTGKPAFEIWEKEGDIVENNVSRRVDKIKAYINISYGCNNFCTYCIVPHVRGRERSRTPEKIVEEVVNLVKEGYKEIMLLGQNVNSYGKDLKTKMDFADLLIEVNKIDGIERIRYMTSHPRDFSDKLVETIPKCDKVCEHYHLPVQAGSNKVLKAMNRGYTREEYLELVKKISQQTPNYSITSDIIVGFPNESEEDFLDTLDIVEKVRFDASYTFAYSPRKGTPAAKMESQISDTEKKARLHRLMELQNKISIQKNLELIGKDFEVLVESVSRTDSSRLTGRTRTNKVVNFTGDKTLIGKFINVKIIKAQTWNLIGEIIEVAAK encoded by the coding sequence ATGGAGCAACATAGTAATCATTTTTTTTCAAGTAAAAAGTATTCAATATTAACCTATGGATGTCAAATGAATGAAAGGGATTCAGAAGTCTTAGAGGGATACTTAGAGAATATGGGTTACTGCCTTGCAGAGACAGAGAAGGAGGCAGATATAATCATTTTAAACACCTGCTGTGTAAGGGAAAAAGCAGAATTGAAGGTATTTGGCAAATTAGGAGAGTTAAGTCAGCTAAAAAAGAAGAAACCTGATTTAATTATTGGTGTCTGCGGATGTATGACACAGCAGGATGATGTATATCAAAGAATTAAAGATAAAGCTCCGTATGTAAATCTAATTTTTGGGACATATAACGTTCATCAGCTACCCAGACTGATATTTGACATTGAGAATACTGGAAAGCCAGCCTTTGAGATTTGGGAAAAGGAAGGAGATATTGTGGAAAACAATGTCTCTCGGAGAGTTGATAAAATAAAAGCATATATAAATATCAGTTACGGTTGCAATAACTTCTGTACATATTGTATAGTACCTCATGTAAGGGGTAGAGAAAGAAGCAGAACACCAGAAAAGATAGTAGAGGAAGTAGTTAATCTTGTAAAGGAAGGATATAAGGAAATAATGTTACTAGGTCAGAATGTAAACTCATATGGTAAAGACTTAAAAACAAAAATGGATTTTGCTGACCTACTAATTGAAGTAAATAAGATAGATGGCATCGAAAGAATAAGATATATGACTTCACATCCTAGAGATTTCTCTGATAAGCTAGTTGAGACTATTCCAAAATGTGATAAGGTTTGTGAGCACTATCATCTACCTGTGCAAGCGGGAAGTAATAAGGTATTGAAAGCTATGAATAGAGGTTATACCAGAGAAGAATACTTAGAACTAGTAAAGAAAATATCTCAACAAACACCAAATTACTCAATCACTAGTGATATTATAGTGGGTTTTCCTAATGAAAGTGAAGAGGATTTTCTGGATACATTGGATATTGTCGAAAAAGTAAGATTTGATGCATCATATACCTTTGCCTATTCTCCAAGAAAAGGAACACCGGCAGCTAAGATGGAAAGTCAAATTTCTGATACTGAAAAAAAGGCAAGATTACATAGATTAATGGAATTACAAAATAAGATTAGTATTCAAAAAAATCTAGAACTTATTGGCAAAGATTTTGAAGTATTAGTTGAAAGTGTTAGCAGGACAGATAGTAGCCGTCTTACTGGTAGGACAAGGACGAATAAGGTTGTTAATTTCACAGGGGATAAAACTTTAATTGGTAAATTTATTAATGTAAAGATAATCAAAGCTCAAACGTGGAATTTAATAGGTGAAATAATTGAAGTAGCCGCTAAATAG
- a CDS encoding IMP dehydrogenase (catalyzes the synthesis of xanthosine monophosphate by the NAD+ dependent oxidation of inosine monophosphate), giving the protein MHMDNIVKEGLAFDDVLLMPQASEVLPGDVDTSTYFTKKIKLNVPIVSAGMDTVTEARLAIAIAREGGIGVIHKNLSIVNQAQEVDKVKRSEHGVITDPIYLYPHNKISEAVFLMEKYHISGVPIINDQGVLVGIITNRDIRFEQDFQRAIQDAMTKDNLITATEGTDLLKAKAILQKYKVEKLPIVDKDFKLKGLITIKDIEKTKKYPNAAKDENGRLRVAAAVGVGGDTYERVQELIAHKVDAIVVDTAHGHSKGVVDSVRLIKKQYPELQVVAGNVATAEAAEDLATAGADAIKVGVGPGSICTTRVIAGIGVPQITAIYDCYLAAKKYDVPIIADGGIRFSGDIVKSLAAGASTVMIGSLFAGTEESPGELEIYQGRSFKVYRGMGSLAAMKAGSKDRYFQHGQEKLVPEGIEGRVPFKGLLSETVYQMVGGLRAGMGYCGAPNLDELKIKAKFVRITQAGLNESHPHDVNITKEAPNYRI; this is encoded by the coding sequence ATACATATGGATAATATAGTAAAAGAAGGACTCGCTTTTGATGATGTTTTACTGATGCCACAAGCTTCTGAAGTATTGCCTGGAGATGTTGACACATCTACATATTTTACTAAGAAAATTAAACTAAATGTTCCCATTGTAAGTGCTGGGATGGATACAGTTACTGAGGCTAGGTTAGCAATTGCTATAGCAAGAGAAGGTGGAATAGGTGTGATCCACAAGAACCTATCCATAGTAAATCAAGCACAAGAAGTTGATAAAGTAAAGCGATCAGAACATGGTGTGATTACTGATCCAATTTATTTATATCCTCATAATAAAATAAGTGAGGCAGTATTTTTAATGGAAAAATATCATATATCTGGGGTTCCCATTATTAATGACCAGGGTGTATTAGTAGGTATAATTACAAACAGGGACATTAGATTTGAACAAGATTTTCAAAGGGCAATTCAAGATGCCATGACAAAGGACAACCTAATTACCGCAACAGAAGGAACTGATTTATTAAAAGCAAAAGCTATCCTTCAAAAATATAAAGTGGAGAAATTACCAATTGTAGATAAAGATTTTAAACTAAAAGGCTTAATTACTATAAAGGATATAGAAAAAACAAAAAAGTATCCGAACGCTGCAAAGGATGAAAATGGTCGTTTAAGGGTAGCCGCAGCAGTTGGAGTGGGTGGAGACACTTATGAGAGAGTGCAGGAATTAATTGCTCATAAAGTAGATGCAATAGTAGTTGATACTGCTCATGGCCATTCAAAGGGAGTAGTTGATTCAGTTAGGCTTATAAAAAAACAATATCCTGAGCTACAGGTAGTTGCAGGTAATGTTGCAACTGCAGAGGCTGCCGAAGACCTTGCAACTGCAGGTGCAGATGCAATTAAGGTAGGGGTTGGACCGGGATCCATATGTACTACAAGGGTCATTGCAGGCATTGGAGTGCCACAGATAACGGCAATATATGACTGTTATCTTGCTGCAAAAAAATATGATGTTCCAATAATAGCGGACGGTGGTATAAGATTTTCGGGTGATATTGTTAAGTCTTTAGCAGCTGGTGCTAGTACTGTTATGATAGGTAGTCTATTTGCTGGAACCGAAGAAAGCCCTGGAGAGCTTGAAATATACCAAGGTAGAAGTTTTAAAGTATACCGAGGCATGGGCTCTTTGGCTGCAATGAAAGCAGGTAGCAAGGATAGATACTTTCAACATGGCCAAGAAAAATTAGTGCCTGAAGGAATTGAAGGAAGAGTGCCTTTTAAAGGCTTGCTATCTGAAACCGTCTATCAAATGGTTGGTGGACTACGGGCAGGTATGGGGTATTGTGGTGCTCCTAACCTAGATGAGCTGAAAATAAAGGCAAAGTTTGTTCGAATAACCCAAGCAGGGTTAAATGAGAGTCATCCGCATGATGTAAATATAACTAAAGAGGCGCCTAATTATAGAATATAA
- a CDS encoding NUDIX hydrolase: protein MILRHCAGGVVFWENKVLLLKNDKGEWSLPKGAIRHGNTADEVALSRVQDEAGITAQIVGSAGETSYEFFSYSRQRPVCNMITWFIMEAKNESINISKNQGFSDGGFFSMEDSLKIITHNQEKSLVRISHQKVKELSKIGA, encoded by the coding sequence ATGATTTTGAGACATTGTGCCGGTGGAGTAGTATTTTGGGAAAATAAGGTTTTACTCCTGAAAAATGATAAGGGAGAATGGAGCCTTCCCAAGGGAGCCATCAGGCACGGTAATACAGCCGATGAAGTTGCATTGTCGAGAGTACAAGATGAAGCAGGTATTACAGCACAGATAGTTGGTTCGGCTGGTGAGACTAGTTACGAATTTTTTTCCTATTCACGTCAAAGACCCGTATGTAACATGATTACCTGGTTTATAATGGAAGCAAAAAATGAATCTATAAACATATCAAAAAACCAAGGGTTCTCTGATGGTGGTTTTTTTAGTATGGAAGACTCCTTAAAGATAATAACCCATAACCAAGAAAAATCATTAGTTCGAATATCCCACCAAAAAGTTAAAGAATTATCAAAAATAGGTGCTTAA
- a CDS encoding histidine kinase: MHKNYVSRAPWSLQPSLKQMTEEVGINFDDFIKCLKDNKSDMEMSHEFSVDDEIIKHLKEHFEKYGVQSIVGQD, encoded by the coding sequence ATGCATAAGAATTATGTGTCTAGAGCTCCATGGAGCTTACAGCCTAGTTTAAAGCAAATGACAGAAGAAGTAGGTATTAACTTTGATGATTTTATTAAATGCTTAAAAGATAATAAAAGTGATATGGAGATGTCACACGAGTTTAGTGTTGATGACGAAATTATAAAACACTTAAAAGAACATTTTGAAAAATATGGAGTTCAATCAATTGTAGGACAGGATTAA